A genomic window from Rubrobacter aplysinae includes:
- the lspA gene encoding signal peptidase II, which translates to MKPGAEEAALGSGRSGRPAWPGGVRLILAVAVPTVLATGAARQWAERSLDYGEPVPLVGDLFRLTLGENAGVAFGLLQGSPLVPWLSALALVVFALFLARPLSGSRAGGVALGLLLGGGLANLIDRVRDGSVTDYLDVGLGSWRWPTSNLPDVAITTGFVLALWLIARGPSGEPKSLMDYAEDAH; encoded by the coding sequence GTGAAACCCGGCGCCGAGGAAGCCGCGCTCGGTTCGGGCCGTAGCGGACGCCCGGCCTGGCCGGGGGGAGTCCGTTTGATCCTCGCGGTCGCGGTCCCGACCGTCCTCGCAACCGGGGCGGCTCGCCAGTGGGCAGAGCGGAGCCTGGACTACGGCGAGCCGGTGCCCCTGGTCGGCGACCTCTTTCGTCTTACCCTGGGCGAGAACGCGGGCGTCGCCTTCGGCCTCTTGCAAGGCTCCCCGCTCGTGCCATGGCTGTCCGCCCTGGCGCTCGTCGTGTTCGCGCTCTTCCTCGCACGCCCCCTGAGCGGGAGCCGCGCGGGCGGGGTCGCGCTCGGCCTGCTCCTCGGCGGTGGCCTCGCCAACCTGATCGACCGCGTGCGGGACGGGAGTGTAACCGACTACCTGGATGTAGGCCTGGGGAGCTGGCGCTGGCCGACCTCCAACCTGCCCGATGTGGCGATAACGACCGGGTTCGTGCTCGCCTTGTGGTTGATTGCGCGCGGTCCTTCCGGCGAGCCTAAAAGTTTGATGGATTACGCGGAGGACGCCCATTAA
- a CDS encoding methyltransferase family protein yields the protein MTAKGDSKVRWGGACLPAVMLLSVAWLLRRADRDYERLGRLSTRASLVAWVLYTLHAGLTLAASGNQRPRGPGVTSLLGVALFVAAAREHRSLRQVSGLTAERLVRSGPYRFTRNPQIFGWGLALSGVAFRGHSPKALALVAAFVVAHRVYAPVEERHLERTFGAEYRRYRAEVPRFLGLPGAG from the coding sequence GTGACCGCGAAAGGTGATTCAAAGGTGCGGTGGGGCGGCGCCTGTCTCCCTGCCGTCATGCTGCTCTCCGTGGCGTGGTTGCTCCGGCGGGCGGATAGGGACTACGAGAGACTTGGCAGGCTCTCTACCCGGGCCTCGCTAGTTGCCTGGGTGCTGTACACGCTTCACGCTGGTCTGACCTTGGCGGCGTCCGGCAACCAGCGGCCGCGCGGACCCGGCGTAACGTCTCTGCTGGGTGTAGCGCTCTTTGTGGCGGCGGCGCGCGAACATCGCTCGCTACGCCAGGTGTCGGGGCTGACGGCCGAACGGCTAGTGAGATCGGGACCCTACCGGTTTACCCGTAACCCGCAGATCTTCGGCTGGGGCCTCGCTCTATCGGGGGTCGCGTTCAGGGGGCACTCGCCAAAGGCCCTGGCTCTGGTGGCCGCCTTCGTCGTGGCTCATCGTGTGTACGCCCCCGTCGAGGAGCGGCACCTCGAGCGCACTTTCGGGGCGGAGTACCGGCGCTACCGGGCGGAGGTTCCGCGCTTTCTGGGCCTCCCCGGAGCAGGTTAG
- a CDS encoding heavy metal translocating P-type ATPase has protein sequence MTEKELRDMEPEEVEGVEESEERDDDEVEGFEGPWYRFPPARNALISGAFLLVGWLVERFTDAPGYVSVAILVLAILIGAYYWAREGFEEFVEEREVGIEALMAAATVGAVILGAWSEAAFLVFLFAAAEATEEYTYARTRTAIRSLLDLAPETATRLEDGREETVPAEELALGDHFLVRPGERLPTDGEIVEGASSLDESAVTGESVPVEKGAGWKVFAGTINTTGSLKVRATTSFESNSLQKIIHLVEEAQGVKSRAQRWIDRFGNRYSPAVLVGALLLLVVPPLLGGAFDTWAYRAVVLLVAAAPCALVMSTPVAVAAAIGRAGREGVLIKGGIHLESLSKLEVVAFDKTGTLTRGEPVVTDVIPAGGRPGDMLGAAAGVERYSEHPLARAIVDRARSDGLALPEPRDFEALAGAGAKARLDGRTVYVGSPALFGDLNASLDRMDEEIERLQAEGKTVVLVGAEERVQGLLALRDEPREEAKHAVEELHGMGYRVAMLTGDNERTARTIAGELGIDDVRADLKPEDKVSAVEALEKEYGPVAMVGDGINDSPALATASVGMAMGTAGTDAAIEAADVALMGDDPGKALYAIRLSRRSQGISLQNIVFSILVLAVLIPGAVLGLLGIAAAVFAHEASELLAVANGLRMARRRVA, from the coding sequence GTGACGGAGAAGGAGCTGCGCGACATGGAGCCAGAAGAGGTCGAGGGGGTCGAGGAATCCGAAGAGCGCGACGATGATGAGGTAGAAGGCTTCGAGGGACCCTGGTACCGTTTCCCTCCCGCGCGCAACGCCCTGATCTCGGGTGCGTTTCTCCTCGTCGGGTGGCTCGTCGAGCGCTTTACGGACGCGCCCGGCTACGTCTCCGTCGCCATCCTCGTCCTGGCGATTCTCATCGGGGCCTACTACTGGGCGCGCGAGGGCTTCGAGGAGTTCGTCGAGGAGCGGGAGGTCGGCATCGAGGCCTTGATGGCCGCCGCCACGGTGGGCGCGGTGATCCTTGGCGCGTGGTCCGAGGCCGCGTTTTTGGTCTTCCTCTTCGCCGCCGCCGAGGCGACTGAGGAGTATACCTACGCCCGCACCCGCACCGCCATCCGCTCGCTGTTGGACCTCGCCCCGGAGACGGCGACCCGCCTCGAAGACGGTCGGGAGGAGACTGTCCCCGCGGAGGAGCTTGCGCTCGGGGACCACTTTCTGGTGAGGCCCGGCGAGAGGCTCCCCACCGACGGGGAGATAGTCGAGGGCGCTTCGAGCCTGGACGAGTCGGCGGTGACGGGCGAGTCGGTGCCGGTGGAGAAGGGCGCGGGCTGGAAGGTCTTCGCCGGTACGATAAACACCACCGGCTCCTTGAAGGTTCGCGCGACGACCAGCTTCGAGTCGAACTCGCTGCAGAAGATCATCCACCTCGTGGAGGAGGCCCAGGGCGTAAAGTCCCGGGCGCAGCGCTGGATAGACCGCTTCGGCAACCGCTATAGCCCGGCCGTCCTCGTCGGCGCGCTCTTGTTGCTCGTCGTGCCGCCGCTGCTCGGCGGCGCCTTCGACACCTGGGCCTACCGGGCGGTGGTCTTGCTGGTGGCGGCCGCGCCGTGCGCGCTGGTGATGTCCACCCCGGTGGCGGTGGCCGCGGCGATAGGCCGCGCCGGGCGCGAGGGCGTCCTGATAAAGGGCGGTATACATCTTGAGAGCCTCTCGAAGCTAGAGGTCGTCGCCTTCGATAAGACCGGTACCCTAACCCGCGGCGAGCCTGTGGTAACCGACGTGATCCCGGCAGGCGGGAGGCCCGGCGATATGCTCGGGGCCGCCGCCGGCGTGGAGCGTTACAGCGAGCACCCGCTGGCCCGCGCCATCGTGGACCGCGCCCGCTCGGATGGTCTAGCCCTCCCGGAACCCCGCGACTTCGAGGCCCTGGCCGGGGCCGGCGCCAAGGCTCGGCTCGACGGGCGGACGGTCTACGTGGGCAGCCCCGCGCTCTTCGGGGATCTCAACGCGTCCCTAGACAGGATGGACGAGGAGATCGAGCGCCTCCAGGCGGAGGGTAAGACGGTCGTCCTGGTCGGCGCCGAGGAGCGCGTCCAGGGGCTCCTGGCGCTGCGCGACGAGCCCAGGGAGGAGGCTAAACACGCCGTCGAGGAGCTGCACGGGATGGGCTACCGGGTCGCCATGCTCACCGGGGACAACGAACGCACGGCGAGGACCATAGCCGGGGAGCTCGGCATCGACGACGTGCGAGCCGACCTTAAGCCCGAGGACAAGGTTAGCGCCGTCGAGGCGCTTGAAAAGGAGTACGGCCCCGTGGCGATGGTCGGGGACGGCATCAACGACTCGCCGGCGCTGGCCACGGCGTCTGTAGGTATGGCGATGGGAACGGCGGGCACCGACGCCGCCATAGAGGCCGCCGACGTGGCACTGATGGGCGACGACCCCGGAAAGGCCCTCTACGCGATCCGGCTCTCCCGGCGCAGCCAGGGCATCAGCCTCCAGAACATCGTTTTCTCCATACTCGTCCTCGCGGTCTTGATCCCGGGGGCGGTCCTGGGTCTGCTCGGCATCGCGGCTGCCGTCTTCGCCCACGAGGCCTCCGAGCTCCTGGCCGTCGCAAACGGGCTGCGCATGGCCCGGAGGAGGGTCGCGTAG
- a CDS encoding ZIP family metal transporter has translation MSAYLIVLLLAAMPALGNFAGGVLAEMVPVSRRVLNLVLHAAGGIVIGVVAVEIIPRAVEADPAWLIVLAFVLGGGFYVATGWVVERLQSRFGSENGAGPWMIFFGVSTDLFSDGVLIGTGSTISVGLGLLLAVGQVPADFPEGFSSTASFRRAGAPRRRRLLLSAAFAIPIFAGATLGYWAMRDAPEIYQLALLTFTAGILTTLVVEELVPEAHEALEEGESRLAPLVFVAGFALFALLSAYLG, from the coding sequence GTGAGCGCGTACCTCATAGTACTGCTACTGGCGGCAATGCCGGCGCTGGGCAACTTCGCGGGCGGGGTGCTCGCCGAGATGGTGCCGGTCTCGCGGCGCGTGCTCAATCTGGTGCTCCACGCGGCGGGCGGCATCGTTATCGGGGTGGTCGCCGTAGAGATCATACCGAGGGCCGTGGAGGCGGATCCGGCCTGGCTCATCGTGCTGGCGTTCGTGCTTGGAGGGGGCTTTTACGTGGCCACGGGCTGGGTGGTCGAGCGGCTGCAGTCGCGCTTCGGCAGCGAGAACGGGGCCGGGCCGTGGATGATCTTCTTCGGCGTCTCGACGGATCTCTTCTCCGACGGCGTGCTGATCGGCACCGGCTCGACCATCTCCGTGGGGCTTGGGCTGCTCCTCGCTGTGGGGCAGGTGCCGGCCGACTTCCCCGAAGGTTTCTCTTCCACAGCCAGCTTCCGGCGCGCGGGGGCACCGCGCCGTAGACGCCTCTTGCTCTCGGCCGCATTCGCCATACCCATCTTCGCGGGGGCGACGCTCGGCTACTGGGCTATGCGGGACGCCCCGGAGATCTACCAGCTCGCGCTGCTCACCTTCACCGCCGGCATCCTTACGACGCTGGTAGTCGAAGAGTTGGTGCCAGAGGCCCACGAGGCCCTCGAAGAGGGAGAAAGCCGCCTCGCGCCGCTCGTCTTCGTGGCCGGCTTCGCCCTGTTCGCGCTCCTCTCCGCCTACCTGGGGTAG
- a CDS encoding ArsR/SmtB family transcription factor → MTTLDQVEQANISEAPAGSPTCDVEGAHPSAVSAAREAMPEQQDIQRASELLKAIGYPVRMNILSALSPGELCVCDLQEILGMSQSAVSHQLRNLRNANLVKHRRGGKQVYYSLADGHVDKLLEMTLEHVSHD, encoded by the coding sequence ATGACGACGCTAGATCAAGTAGAGCAGGCCAATATCTCCGAGGCCCCGGCGGGGTCTCCCACGTGCGACGTCGAGGGCGCCCACCCGAGTGCGGTAAGCGCCGCCCGGGAGGCGATGCCCGAGCAGCAAGACATACAACGGGCGAGCGAGCTCCTCAAGGCGATCGGCTACCCGGTCAGGATGAACATCCTCTCCGCCCTCTCGCCCGGGGAGCTGTGTGTCTGCGACCTGCAGGAGATCCTCGGTATGAGTCAGTCGGCCGTCTCCCATCAGCTCCGTAACCTCCGGAACGCCAACCTGGTCAAGCACCGTCGCGGCGGCAAGCAGGTCTACTATTCCCTGGCCGACGGACACGTCGACAAGCTCCTGGAGATGACTCTGGAGCACGTTAGCCACGACTAG
- a CDS encoding ArsR/SmtB family transcription factor: MVAKKVEERGGIERVANEGVCEVDLVHPAAVRRVRESLPEERATRRAAEVFGVLADPTRARIVYALSVEELCVCDVAAVAGLSVSAASHQLKRLRDSGVVDYHKEGRLAFYSLVDDHVRGLMEDGVARVLAAGAGVGVPAGANEAQGA, translated from the coding sequence ATGGTTGCGAAGAAGGTCGAAGAGCGCGGCGGGATCGAGCGGGTGGCGAACGAGGGCGTGTGCGAGGTGGACCTCGTCCATCCGGCAGCGGTGCGCAGGGTTCGTGAGAGCCTGCCCGAGGAAAGGGCGACGCGCAGAGCGGCCGAGGTCTTCGGGGTGCTCGCTGACCCGACGCGGGCCCGGATCGTCTACGCGCTCTCGGTCGAGGAGCTGTGCGTTTGCGACGTGGCGGCGGTGGCGGGCCTCTCGGTGAGCGCCGCGAGCCACCAGCTCAAGAGGCTCCGCGACAGCGGTGTCGTGGACTACCACAAGGAGGGCCGTCTGGCCTTTTACAGCCTCGTGGACGATCACGTCCGCGGTCTGATGGAGGACGGCGTGGCGCGGGTACTCGCGGCTGGCGCCGGGGTAGGCGTCCCCGCTGGAGCCAACGAGGCGCAGGGGGCTTAG
- a CDS encoding S1C family serine protease, with protein MRPALILVVSALLVAGCGAGAGSSTNGRGEGTAADSGSASTASGAGDAAEPLLGGGEPVARVAKRVRPSVVQVNVEGAQQTPFGRQQSEGLGSGIVYREDGYIVTNDHVVADASQVNVTFSDGSTEQARVVGKDNFTDLAVLKVPRNDLPAARFVEEEPMAGQLAAAIGSPQGLESTVTSGVVSGLGREIPAELTGGRQEQALVDLTQTDAAISPGSSGGALADRDGRVIGVNVAYLPPTQTGAESIGFAIPASTVTSVADQLIRTGEAQAPYLGISTATLSPEVASQFDVQAESGALVGEVTGGSPADQAGLSQGDVITEIGGTPVEGSGNLLGALRDYQPGDRARLTVVSGGEERTVGITLGERPESASSPGQNG; from the coding sequence TTGCGACCGGCTCTTATACTCGTAGTATCGGCGCTACTGGTCGCCGGCTGCGGCGCTGGCGCTGGTTCCTCCACTAACGGTAGAGGAGAGGGTACCGCCGCCGATTCGGGTTCGGCCTCTACCGCATCGGGCGCCGGTGATGCGGCGGAACCTCTGCTGGGCGGCGGGGAGCCGGTCGCACGGGTAGCCAAGCGGGTACGCCCTTCGGTCGTACAGGTCAACGTCGAGGGTGCCCAGCAGACGCCTTTCGGCCGGCAACAGTCCGAGGGGCTGGGTAGCGGCATCGTCTACCGCGAGGATGGCTACATAGTGACCAACGACCACGTGGTGGCCGACGCCAGCCAAGTCAACGTCACCTTCTCTGACGGCTCTACGGAGCAGGCCCGGGTGGTCGGGAAAGATAACTTCACCGACCTTGCCGTGTTGAAGGTGCCCCGGAATGATCTGCCGGCGGCTCGCTTCGTCGAAGAGGAACCAATGGCGGGCCAGCTCGCGGCAGCCATCGGCAGTCCCCAGGGTTTGGAGTCCACGGTTACCTCCGGCGTCGTTAGCGGCCTCGGACGGGAGATACCCGCCGAGCTGACCGGCGGGCGGCAGGAGCAGGCGCTGGTCGACCTTACACAGACGGACGCCGCGATCTCGCCCGGAAGCTCCGGCGGCGCCCTGGCGGATCGCGACGGACGGGTCATCGGCGTGAACGTCGCCTACCTGCCTCCCACCCAGACCGGTGCGGAGAGCATAGGCTTCGCCATCCCGGCTAGCACGGTGACCTCCGTGGCGGACCAACTCATCCGGACCGGAGAGGCGCAGGCCCCCTACCTCGGGATCTCCACGGCTACCCTATCCCCGGAGGTAGCGAGCCAGTTCGACGTACAGGCGGAGTCGGGCGCGCTGGTCGGCGAGGTCACCGGAGGCAGCCCCGCGGACCAGGCCGGGCTCTCGCAAGGAGACGTCATAACCGAGATCGGCGGTACGCCGGTCGAGGGCTCAGGGAACCTTCTCGGTGCGCTGCGTGACTACCAGCCCGGTGACCGGGCTCGGCTGACGGTGGTTTCTGGCGGCGAAGAGCGGACGGTCGGGATCACGCTCGGCGAGAGGCCCGAATCGGCTTCTTCACCCGGGCAAAATGGGTAG
- a CDS encoding heavy metal translocating P-type ATPase — MPDKLQLDLPALLPEAPDEGDECVRRLIAGLEAQEGVERLHVVETTVGETGRLCVHYDPDVSSWQEVRRSAESAGTRLTGRYGHLSREIGAGHVGREAVERLKWMRGVTDVTVASGLLRLEFDRERTDEAQLLGALEEVGVRGAQSEPDGHAEPRDETTPRSLEEGGEQRHHQEGHDQEGHDQEGHDQEGHDHDHGGIFGEKTELIFAISSGVTLIIGFLISVLTDVTQWVPLGFYFAAYFFGGFYTLREAVEKVANRQFEIDFLMLVAATGAAILGEWAEGALLLFLFSLGHSLEGYAMGRARRAIEALGELAPQTAVVRRDGGQREIAVEELVVGDTVIVKPNERLPADGFVTSGESSVDQSAVTGESVPVDKRPVEDPDSAADSGGIDPESQAFAGTINGAGALEVRVTKRAEDNTLSRVVKLVSEAESQKSPTQRFTDKFQRYFVPAVLALVAVLLASPLVTGEAFADSFYRAMAVLVAASPCALAIATPSAVLSAVARAGRGGVLVKGGGPLENLGTLTAVAFDKTGTLTEGKPRLTDVEPHGDAEETELLRAAVAVERLSDHPLAAAVVSGGTERGAGEDTPEATSLESITGRGVRAELDGETVYVGKDALFGEVGGPELPEELRQAVERLEGEGRTTMIVRAGERYLGVLGLMDTPRESASEVVERLREIGLRRMIMISGDNQRVADAVAGQIGLDEAWGDLLPEDKVEAIKRLNEREQRVAMVGDGVNDAPAMANSTVGIAMGAAGSDVALETADVALMSDDLTQLPFAGGLSRRTSRLIRQNLFISLGVVALLVPATILGLGIGPAVAVHEGSTLVVVFNALRLLGHKA; from the coding sequence ATGCCGGACAAGCTGCAGCTAGACCTTCCCGCTCTGCTTCCGGAGGCCCCGGATGAGGGGGACGAGTGTGTCCGGAGGCTCATCGCGGGGCTCGAAGCGCAGGAGGGGGTCGAGCGTCTGCACGTAGTCGAGACCACCGTCGGCGAGACCGGTCGGCTCTGTGTCCACTACGACCCGGACGTGTCCTCTTGGCAGGAGGTCCGGCGTTCGGCCGAGAGCGCCGGTACACGGCTCACGGGCCGCTACGGGCATCTGTCACGGGAGATCGGAGCCGGACACGTGGGGCGCGAGGCCGTGGAGCGGCTGAAGTGGATGCGCGGGGTGACGGATGTGACGGTCGCCTCCGGGCTGCTCCGGCTCGAGTTCGACCGCGAGAGGACCGACGAGGCGCAGCTCCTCGGCGCGCTAGAGGAGGTAGGCGTGCGCGGGGCACAGAGTGAGCCGGACGGGCATGCGGAGCCCCGGGACGAGACTACACCGCGCAGCCTGGAAGAGGGCGGCGAGCAACGGCACCACCAAGAAGGTCACGACCAAGAAGGTCACGACCAAGAAGGTCACGACCAAGAAGGTCACGACCACGATCACGGCGGGATCTTCGGCGAGAAGACGGAGTTGATCTTCGCGATCTCCTCCGGCGTAACGCTAATCATCGGGTTCTTGATCTCGGTACTCACCGACGTAACCCAGTGGGTGCCCCTGGGCTTCTACTTCGCCGCGTACTTCTTCGGCGGGTTCTACACGCTTAGAGAGGCCGTGGAGAAGGTCGCCAACCGCCAGTTCGAGATCGACTTCCTGATGCTCGTGGCCGCCACGGGCGCGGCTATCCTCGGCGAGTGGGCCGAGGGCGCACTACTCTTGTTCCTGTTCTCGTTGGGGCACTCGCTTGAGGGCTACGCGATGGGCCGCGCCCGGCGGGCCATCGAGGCGCTCGGCGAGCTAGCTCCCCAGACCGCCGTGGTGCGCCGCGACGGCGGGCAGCGGGAGATCGCCGTAGAGGAGCTGGTCGTCGGCGATACCGTGATAGTGAAGCCAAACGAGCGTCTGCCCGCCGACGGGTTCGTGACGAGCGGCGAGAGCAGCGTGGACCAGTCCGCGGTGACCGGCGAGAGCGTGCCCGTAGACAAGAGGCCGGTCGAGGACCCCGATAGCGCCGCGGACTCCGGCGGCATAGACCCCGAGAGTCAGGCCTTCGCCGGGACCATTAACGGTGCCGGGGCGCTCGAGGTCCGGGTAACCAAGCGCGCGGAGGACAATACCCTCTCGCGGGTGGTCAAGCTGGTCAGCGAGGCCGAGTCCCAGAAGTCGCCGACCCAGCGCTTCACGGATAAATTCCAGCGGTACTTCGTGCCAGCGGTCCTCGCGCTCGTCGCGGTCCTGCTAGCTTCGCCTCTGGTGACCGGCGAAGCCTTCGCGGACTCGTTCTACCGGGCTATGGCCGTGCTGGTGGCGGCGAGCCCGTGCGCCCTCGCCATCGCCACCCCGAGCGCGGTGCTCTCGGCGGTGGCCCGCGCCGGGCGCGGCGGCGTTCTCGTCAAGGGCGGAGGGCCCTTGGAGAACCTCGGCACGCTCACGGCCGTCGCCTTCGACAAGACCGGCACGCTTACCGAGGGCAAGCCCCGCCTTACCGACGTGGAGCCCCACGGCGACGCCGAGGAGACGGAGCTCTTGCGGGCGGCGGTCGCCGTGGAGAGGCTCTCCGACCACCCGCTGGCCGCCGCGGTGGTCAGCGGCGGGACCGAGCGGGGGGCTGGGGAAGATACGCCCGAAGCGACGAGCCTGGAGAGCATCACGGGCCGGGGCGTCAGGGCCGAGCTTGACGGCGAGACGGTGTACGTTGGGAAGGACGCCCTCTTTGGCGAGGTCGGCGGACCGGAGTTGCCAGAGGAGCTGCGACAGGCCGTCGAGAGGCTCGAAGGCGAGGGCAGGACGACGATGATCGTGCGTGCCGGAGAGCGGTATCTGGGCGTGCTCGGGCTGATGGACACGCCGCGCGAGTCGGCGTCCGAGGTCGTGGAACGCCTGCGGGAGATCGGTCTGCGGCGCATGATCATGATCAGCGGCGACAACCAGCGCGTCGCCGACGCGGTGGCCGGACAGATAGGCCTAGACGAGGCCTGGGGAGATCTACTCCCCGAGGACAAGGTCGAGGCCATAAAGAGGCTAAACGAGCGTGAGCAGCGCGTGGCGATGGTCGGCGATGGCGTCAACGATGCCCCGGCTATGGCGAACTCAACCGTCGGCATAGCGATGGGCGCGGCGGGCTCGGACGTTGCCCTGGAGACCGCCGACGTGGCCCTCATGTCCGACGACCTCACGCAGCTCCCGTTCGCCGGGGGCCTGAGCCGCAGGACCAGCCGCCTCATCCGGCAAAACCTGTTTATAAGCCTCGGCGTGGTCGCTCTGCTCGTCCCGGCGACTATCCTCGGCCTCGGCATCGGCCCGGCGGTGGCCGTACACGAGGGCTCGACCCTCGTAGTCGTGTTCAACGCGCTGCGGCTGCTGGGCCACAAGGCGTAA
- a CDS encoding cation diffusion facilitator family transporter, whose product MADGHSHANPEQGHSHEHSRKGSGGHDHGSGANKKALAVVLSFTLTYMVVEIIGGFITGSLALLADAAHMASDNVALGLALFAFWLSSKPPTPNKSFGYKRTEILAALFNGVTIVAISLWIFYEAYNRFQDPPEILGGWMMVVAVIGLLVNLAGTLILTRSAGENLNMQGALRHVLADLFGSIGVIVAAVVIILTGWNYADPLISAFIGVLVLFSSWKLLRDSVGILMEGSPPGIDAREIGGQMAGAEGVEEVHDLHVWTVTSGFTALAAHVLVGADEDCHAVRRELEAQLEDEYGIEHTTLQVDHAGDHEASGGNLTFQPDNGPDERG is encoded by the coding sequence ATGGCTGACGGTCACTCCCACGCGAACCCGGAGCAAGGACACTCTCACGAGCACTCCCGCAAAGGTTCGGGAGGGCATGATCACGGGTCCGGCGCCAACAAGAAGGCGCTGGCGGTAGTCCTGTCTTTTACCCTGACGTACATGGTCGTCGAGATCATCGGCGGCTTCATAACCGGCTCCCTGGCTCTGCTGGCGGACGCGGCCCACATGGCCTCGGACAACGTGGCCCTGGGTCTCGCTCTGTTCGCCTTCTGGCTCTCGTCCAAGCCTCCGACGCCTAACAAGAGCTTTGGCTACAAGCGGACGGAGATACTGGCGGCGCTCTTTAACGGTGTCACTATCGTCGCGATCTCTCTCTGGATCTTCTACGAGGCGTACAACCGCTTCCAGGATCCGCCGGAGATACTCGGCGGCTGGATGATGGTGGTGGCCGTGATAGGGCTCCTGGTCAACCTCGCGGGCACCCTGATCCTCACACGGTCTGCCGGTGAGAACCTCAACATGCAGGGCGCTTTGCGCCACGTACTCGCCGACCTGTTCGGCTCGATCGGGGTTATCGTCGCGGCGGTAGTCATAATCTTGACCGGCTGGAACTATGCGGATCCCTTGATCAGCGCCTTTATCGGGGTACTCGTCCTCTTTAGCTCTTGGAAGCTCCTGCGAGACTCGGTCGGCATCCTCATGGAGGGCTCGCCGCCCGGGATAGATGCTCGGGAGATCGGCGGCCAGATGGCTGGCGCGGAGGGTGTCGAGGAGGTGCATGACCTGCACGTGTGGACCGTCACCTCCGGGTTTACGGCCCTCGCCGCCCACGTGCTCGTGGGGGCGGACGAGGACTGTCATGCCGTCCGCCGGGAGCTGGAGGCTCAACTCGAGGACGAGTACGGCATCGAGCACACCACCTTGCAGGTGGATCACGCCGGCGACCACGAGGCCAGCGGGGGAAATCTTACGTTCCAACCGGATAACGGACCCGACGAGCGAGGTTAG